A single region of the Podospora pseudopauciseta strain CBS 411.78 chromosome 1, whole genome shotgun sequence genome encodes:
- a CDS encoding Oxidase-like protein (EggNog:ENOG503NYNG; COG:V): MVALQMGFLEQMKLPFRTGEFDGHLLTVIAKRSPSRPCIISYRLIQFSLGIQRTANVVMADSQSSFRPALLVVDMQEDFCPPSGSLAVPLGRTITPLINTLLTVSPRTLPLKIATQDWHPPNHISFAPNHPSNPPPFVTSHTITNPLNPSQSYTTLLWPPHCIQSTPGASLIPELSSQNFTHIIKKGLDPRVEMYSAFFDPFPPTPTGERVCDSGLAKLLHDEKVTHVYVVGLAGDYCVKHTAYDAAKEGFQTVIIEEGTKTVNPGGWEECKKEMESIGGVRVVSVESEEVQRLFRKD, encoded by the exons ATGGTAGCACTCCAAATGGGGTTTCTGGAACAAATGAAACTCCCCTTCAGAACGGGAGAATTCGACGGGCATCTGCTGACAGTGATTGCCAAGAGATCTCCCAGTCGACCTTGCATTATCTCTTATCGTC TCATTCAATTCAGCCTCGGAATACAACGAACAGCGAACGTAGTCATGGCGGACTCTCAGTCAAGCTTCCGGCCAGcactgctggtggtggacatGCAGGAGGACTTTTGCCCACCA TCCGGCTCCCTCGCCGTCCCCCTCGGCCGCACAATAACGCCCCtaatcaacaccctcctcaccgttTCCCCCcgcaccctccccctcaaaatcGCAACCCAAGACTGgcaccccccaaaccacaTCTCCTTCgcccccaaccacccctccaacccccctcccttcgtCACCTCTCACAcaatcaccaaccccctcaacccctcccaatcCTACACCACCCTTCTCTGGCCCCCCCACTGCATCCAATCCACCCCAGgcgcctccctcatccccgaACTCTCCTCCCAAAACTTCACCCACATCATCAAAAAGGGTCTCGACCCCAGAGTGGAGATGTACTCCGCCTTCTTCGACCCTtttccccccacccccaccggcGAACGAGTCTGCGATTCCGGACTGGCCAAGCTGCTCCACGACGAAAAGGTGACGCACGTCTATGTTGTCGGGCTGGCGGGGGATTACTGCGTCAAGCACACTGCGTATGATGCTGCAAAGGAAGGGTTCCAGACGGTGATTATCGAGGAGGGGACCAAGACCGTTAACCCGGGCGGGTGGGAGGAGTGCAaaaaggagatggagagtaTTGGTGGGGTGAGGGTCGTGAGCGtggagagtgaggaggtgCAGAGGTTGTTTAGGAAAGAttga
- the STI1 gene encoding Hsp90 cochaperone (COG:O; BUSCO:EOG09261TEQ; EggNog:ENOG503NUK2), translated as MSTADELKALGNKAIAAKNFDEAIDKFTQAIAIDPQNHILYSNRSAAYASKKDWDHALEDAQKTTELKPDWPKGWGRKGTALYGKGDLLGAHDAYEEGLKIDPNNAGMKNDLASVKRAMEAEAGPGFGGDPTGGIGQMFSDPNLIQKLASNPKTSALLADPSFMAKLQAIKQNPNNTQELFSDPRFIQVLGVLMGVDMTMADPGSQPGASGFAKEAEEDVPMPDAKPAEPKKAPEPEPEPEPENEEALEKKKAKEAADKEKQLGTENYKKRNFDEAIKHYQAAWDLHKDITYLNNLGAAYFEKGDYQACIDTCTKAAEEGRALYADFKLIAKSYARVGTAYEKLGDLAQAIDYYNMSLREHRTPDVVTKVRNAERNKIEAARKAYIDPEKAEEARVEGNTKFKESDWPGAVAAYSEMIKRAPDDPRGYSNRAAAFIKLLEFPSALDDCDAAIKKDPKFIRAYIRKAQAYYGMREYSKCVDACTEAHTVDNEHHKGANAKEIEQQQQKAFTAMYSARENETEEQTRERLARDPEIMGIMADPVMQAILQQAQSDPAALNEHMRNPTVRTKIQKLMAAGVIRVGR; from the exons ATGTCCACAGCCGACGAGCTCAAGGCTCTGGGCAACAAGGCCATTGCCGCGAAGAACTTCGACGAGGCCAT TGACAAGTTCACACAGGCTATCGCCATCGACCCACAAAACCACATCCTCTACAGCAACCGCTCGGCTGCTTATGCTTCGAAGAAGGACTGGGACCACGCCCTCGAGGATGCCCAGAAGACCACAGAACTGAAGCCAGACTGGCCAAAGGGGTGGGGCCGTAAGGGCACCGCGCTGTATGGCAAGGGCGACCTTCTTGGTGCCCACGATGCCTACGAGGAGGGTCTCAAGATCGATCCCAACAATGCTGGCATGAAGAATGATCTTGCTTCGGTCAAGCGTGCAATGGAGGCAGAGGCGGGACCTG GTTTCGGCGGTGACCCAACTGGCGGTATTGGGCAGATGTTCAGCGACCCGAACCTTATCCAGAAGCTTGCGAGCAACCCAAAGACCAGTGCCTTACTTGCCGACCCGAGCTTTATGGCCAAGCTGCAGGCTATCAAGCagaaccccaacaacacacaaGAGCTCTTCAGCGACCCCAGGTTTATCCAAGTGCTGGGCGTCTTGATGGGTGTTGATATGACGATGGCCGATCCTGGCTCCCAACCGGGTGCCTCCGGCTTTGCtaaggaggccgaggaggatgtgccAATGCCGGATGCTAAGCCTGCCGAACCAAAGAAGGCCCctgagccggagccggagccggagcctgAAAACGAGGAGGccctggagaagaagaaggcaaaggAGGCTGCCGATAAGGAAAAGCAGCTCGGTACCGAGAACTACAAGAAGCGCAACTTTGACGAGGCTATCAAGCACTACCAGGCTGCGTGGGATCTCCACAAGGACATCACctacctcaacaacctcggtGCGGCTTACTTCGAGAAGGGTGACTACCAGGCCTGCATCGATACTTGCACCAAGGCTGCTGAAGAAGGTCGTGCTCTCTATGCCGATTTCAAGCTCATTGCCAAGTCGTATGCCCGTGTTGGTACTGCTTATGAGAAGCTGGGCGATCTTGCGCAGGCTATCGACTACTACAACATGTCTCTTCGTGAGCACCGGACACCAGATGTGGTCACCAAGGTCCGGAACGCCGAGCGCAACAAGATTGAGGCTGCGCGCAAGGCGTACATCGACCCAGAAAAGGCCGAAGAGGCTCGCGTGGAGGGCAACACGAAGTTCAAAGAGTCGGACTGGCCAGGGGCCGTTGCTGCCTACTCAGAAATGATCAAGCGTGCGCCGGATGACCCTCGCGGATACAGCAACCGCGCGGCTGCCTTCATCAAGCTGCTCGAGTTCCCCAGTGCTCTTGATGACTGCGAcgccgccatcaagaaggaCCCCAAGTTCATCCGCGCCTACATTCGCAAGGCTCAGGCCTACTATGGCATGCGCGAGTACAGCAAGTGTGTTGACGCATGCACTGAGGCCCATACCGTGGACAATGAGCACCACAAGGGTGCCAATGCTAAGGAGattgagcagcagcagcaaaaggcGTTCACTGCCATGTACTCGGCGCGCGAGAATGAGACTGAGGAGCAGACCAGAGAGCGTCTGGCCCGTGACCCTGAG ATCATGGGTATCATGGCAGACCCAGTCATGCAAGCTATCCTACAGCAAGCGCAGTCGGATCCTGCTGCTCTGAACGAGCACATGAGAAACCCTACGGTTCGCACCAAGATCCAGAAGCTGATGGCCGCCGGTGTTATTCGCGTTGGTAGGTAA
- a CDS encoding hypothetical protein (CAZy:GH3; EggNog:ENOG503NX6M; COG:G), with protein sequence MKLNKPFLAIYLAFNLAEASKTPDCINGPLAKTLACDTTASPPVRAAALVQALNITEKLVNLVDMSLGAERIGLPAYAWWNEALHGVAASPGVSFNQAGQEFSHATSFANTITLAAAFDNDLVYEVADTISTEARAFSNAELAGLDYWTPNINPYKDPRWGRGHETPGEDPVHIKGYVQALLEGLEGRDKIKKVIATCKHFAAYDLERWQGALRYRFNAVVTSQDLSEYYLQPFQQCARDSKVGSFMCSYNALNGTPACASTYLMDDILRKHWNWTEHNNYITSDCNAIQDFLPNFHNFSQTPAQAAADAYNAGTDTVCEVPGYPPLTDVIGAYNQSLLSEEIIDRALRRLYEGLIRAGYLDSASSHPYTKISWSQVNTPKAQALALQSATDGIVLLKNNGLLPLDLTNKTIALIGHWANATRQMLGGYSGIPPYYANPIYAATQLNVTFHHAPGPVNQSSPSPNDTWTSPALSAASKSDIILYLGGTDLSIAAEDRDRDSIAWPSAQLSLLTSLAQMGKPTIVARLGDQVDDTPLLSNPNISSILWVGYPGQSGGTALFNIITGVSSPAARLPVTVYPETYTSLIPLTAMSLRPTSARPGRTYRWYPSPVLPFGHGLHYTTFTAKFGVFESLTINIAELVSNCNERYLDLCRFPQVSVWVSNTGELKSDYVALVFVRGEYGPEPYPIKTLVGYKRIRDIEPGTTGAAPVGVVVGDLARVDLGGNRVLFPGRYEFLLDVEGGRDRVVIELVGEEVVLEKFPQPPAAG encoded by the exons ATGAAACTCAATAAGCCATTCCTGGCCATTTATTTGGCTTTCAACTTGGCCGAGGCTTCGAAAACTCCGGATTGCATCAATGGTCCGCTGGCAAAGACCTTGGCATGTGATACAACGGCGTCACCTCCTGTGCGAGCAGCTGCTCTTGTGCAGGCTTTAAATATCACGGAAAAGCTTGTGAATCTAGTGGA CATGAGCCTCGGTGCAGAAAGGATCGGCCTTCCAGCTTATGCTTGGTGGAACGAAGCTCTTCATGGTGTTGCCGCGTCGCCTGGGGTCTCATTCAATCAGGCCGGACAAGAATTCTCACACGCTACTTCATTTGCGAATACTATTACGCTAGCAGCCGCTTTTGACAATGACCTGGTTTACGAGGTGGCGGATACCATCAGCACTGAAGCGCGAGCGTTCAGCAATGCCGAGCTCGCTGGACTGGATTACTGGACGCCTAACATCAACCCGTACAAAGATccgagatgggggaggggccaTGAG ACACCCGGAGAAGATCCGGTACACATCAAAGGCTACGTTCAAGCACTTCTCGAGGGTCTAGAAGGGAGAGACAAGATCAAAAAGGTGATTGCCACTTGTAAACACTTTGCAGCCTATGATTTGGAGAGATGGCAAGGGGCTCTTAGATACAGGTTCAATGCTGTTGTGACCTCGCAGGATCTTTCGGAGTACTACCTCCAACCGTTTCAACAATGCGCTCGAGACAGCAAGGTCGGGTCTTTCATGTGCTCATATAATGCGCTCAACGGAACACCGGCATGTGCAAGCACGTATTTGATGGACGACATCCTTCGAAAACACTGGAATTGGACCGAGCACAACAACTATATTACGAGCGACTGTAATGCTATTCAG GACTTCCTCCCCAACTTTCACAACTTCAGCCAAACTCCAGCTcaagccgccgccgatgCTTATAACGCCGGTACAGACACCGTCTGTGAGGTGCCTGGATACCCCCCACTCACAGATGTAATCGGAGCATACAATCAGTCTCTGCTGTCAGAGGAAATTATCGACCGAGCACTTCGTAGATTATACGAAGGCCTCATCCGAGCTGGCTATCTCGACTCAGCCTCCTCACATCCATACACCAAAATCTCATGGTCCCAAGTAAACACCCCCAAAGCCCAAGCCCTGGCTCTCCAGTCCGCCACCGACGGGATAGTCCTTCTCAAAAACAACGGCCTCCTTCCCCTAGAcctcaccaacaaaaccATAGCCCTCATAGGCCACTGGGCCAATGCAACCCGCCAAATGCTAGGCGGCTACAGCGGTATCCCCCCTTACTACGCCAACCCAATCTATGCAGCCACCCAGCTCAACGTCACTTTTCATCACGCCCCAGGACCGGTGAACCAgtcatctccctccccaaatgACACCTGgacctcccccgccctctcCGCGGCTTCCAAATCGGATATCATCCTCTACCTCGGCGGCACCGACCTCTCCATCGCAGCCGAAGACCGAGACAGAGACTCCATCGCCTGGCCATCCGCTCAACTTTCCTTGTTaacctccctcgcccagaTGGGAAAACCCACAATCGTAGCAAGACTAGGTGACCAAGTAGACGACACCCCCCTGCTCTCCAACCCAAACATCTCCTCCATACTATGGGTAGGCTACCCAGGCCAATCGGGCGGAACAGCCctcttcaacatcatcactggAGTCAGCTCCCCCGCCGCTCGACTGCCCGTCACAGTCTACCCAGAAACTtacacctccctcatccccctgACAGCCATGTCCCTCCGCCCAACCTCCGCCCGCCCAGGCCGGACCTACAGGTGGTACCCCTCCCCCGTGCTCCCCTTCGGCCACGGCCTCCACTACACAACCTTTACCGCCAAATTCGGCGTCTTCGAGtccctcaccatcaacattGCCGAACTCGTTTCCAACTGTAACGAACGATACCTCGACCTCTGCCGGTTCCCGCAGGTGTCCGTCTGGGTGTCGAATACGGGAGAACTCAAATCTGACTATGTCGCCCTTGTTTTTGTCAGGGGTGAGTACGGACCGGAGCCGTACCCGATCAAGACGCTGGTGGGGTACAAGCGGATAAGGGATATCGAGCCGGGGACTACGGGGGCGGCgccggtgggggtggtggtgggggatttGGCTAGggtggatttgggggggaatAGAGTTTTGTTTCCGGGGAGGTATGAGTTTCTGCtggatgtggagggggggagggatagggTTGTGATCgagttggttggggaggaggtggtgttggagaagTTTCCTCAGCCGCCTGCGGCGGGTTGA
- a CDS encoding hypothetical protein (EggNog:ENOG503PFUN; COG:O): protein MAAVDPNDSPHAGPPATSVILAIMIAILILGCVFVAQRSSTLEVIRETITERIRGGKAGVGEETLQSMPVVKYNEALIDELESPGRTKSVSVWTRTRLRFWSWAQKKKDRAATPSTEHSDGALESGTLRPEKKRSSTRSHSCAICTEDFVEGGDVRKLLCGHIFHPSCVDPWLLQFAVTCPLCRVDLQAKTAVNAVTRPQRALQRGTSRVE, encoded by the exons ATGGCAGCTGTCGACCCCAACGATTCTCCCCACGCTGGCCCTCCTGCTACCTCTGTCATTCTCGCCATCATGATCGCCATTCTCATCCTAGGTTGCGTCTTCGTCGCCCAGCGATCCTCAACCCTCGAAGTAATCCGCGAGACTATCACCGAGCGGATACGAGGGGGGAAAGCTGGCGTTGGGGAAGAAACCCTGCAGTCGATGCCGGTCGTCAAGTACAACGAAGCCCTCATCGACGAGCTGGAGAGTCCGGGACGAACAAAATCTGTTTCAGTATGGACGAGGACAAGGTTGAGATTTTGGAGCTGGGctcagaagaagaaggacagggCAGCGACTCCATCAACTGAACACAGTGATGGCGCGTT AGAAAGCGGCACGCTGAGGCCCGAAAAGAAACGATCATCAACAAGAAGTCATAGCTGCGCCATCTGCACCGAGGACTTTGTCGAAGGAGGTGATGTTCGGAAGTTGTTATGTGGACATATCTTCCACCCGTCGTGCGTTGACCCGTGGCTGCTGCAGTTTGCAGTTACATGTCCATTATG CCGAGTTGATCTCCAGGCCAAGACGGCAGTCAATGCTGTGACGAGACCTCAACGAGCGTTACAGCGAGGCACAAGCAGAGTTGAGTGA
- a CDS encoding hypothetical protein (EggNog:ENOG503P7JA) — translation MPQMGCGEPWDNGCLCDRENNEERITRGKAFMTECIASRCGTSQDGILTEALRAWGDYCGSAGLSLVAITEGATVDSSVTTISIAVGPSQTDIQTGEPETGQISTGAIVGIVVGGVATVAAVVIAAALIMYRKRQNKANTDRYGAVENLSPPQNDNNQVGGARIMHEKPAEPEVAEVAGARHELWNRDVHRRTLELPA, via the exons ATGCCACAAATGGGGTGTGGGGAACCTTGGGACAATGGGTGTTTGTGTGATAGGGAGAACAACGAAGAGAGAATAACAAGGGGGAAAGCTTTCATGACCGAGTGTATAGCTAGCCGGTGCGGGACAAGCCAAGATGGAATCTTGACTGAGGCATTGAGGGCATGGGGGGATTATTGTGGGAGTGCTGGGTTGTCGTTGGTGGCCATCACTGAGGGAGCCACCGTTGATTCATCAGTGACAACCATAAGCATCGCTGTAGGACCCTCCCAGACAGACATCCAAACCGGAGAACCTGAAACAG GCCAAATCTCTACTGGAGCGATTGTTGGAATAGTTGTGGGGGGTGTTGCAACTGTCGCTGCTGTTGTGATCGCTGCGGCGCTGATCATGTACAGAAAACGGCAGAACAAGGCAAACACAGACAGATACGGCGCAGTAGAAAACCTGTCACCTCCGCAGAATGACAACAATCAAGTTGGGGGGGCGAGAATAATGCACGAAAAACCGGCCGAGCCAGAGGTTGCAGAGGTCGCGGGCGCAAGACATGAACTATGGAATCGAGATGTGCACCGGCGCACCTTGGAGCTACCGGCATAA